One window of Sphingobacteriales bacterium genomic DNA carries:
- a CDS encoding GH3 auxin-responsive promoter family protein, whose protein sequence is MNYLTNRIIRYLLHRHIKQVYAWLDNPLHFQRLWFRQLIDLNKNTVWGKTYGYDKIKTQRDFAGQVPLQDYDSLKPFFQRTLNGEQSVIWHHPIQWFAKSSGTTSDKSKFLPLSPQAIRQCHISASRDMMALFIQHNPQTRIFSGKSLILGGSHEISKHNRSARYGDLSAVLLNNMPYLGNLLRTPGNDISLLPDWDEKIEKTARLIINQPVTNFAGVPTWFLVLFKRVLELTGKQHLREVWPGLSLYLHGGVSFTPYKHVFKQLIPADDMEYWQTYNASEGFFALQDQPNRNDMALLVNHGIYFEFLPMSELESNTPQTLTLEEVETGKNYALVITTNAGLWRYLPGDTIMFTTLNPYRIRVTGRTRHYINAFGEELIVDNADMAIETASFKTNAKVQEYTAAPVYFSESGNGGHEWLIEFTQAPPDLQEFARHLDTTLKQVNSDYEAKRYQDMAMQFPVVTAVPAGTFYRWMKSKGKLGGQHKVPRLANDRQYLEEIKQFFSPDK, encoded by the coding sequence ATGAACTATCTGACCAATCGTATTATCCGGTATTTATTGCACCGGCATATTAAACAGGTGTATGCCTGGTTAGATAATCCGCTTCATTTTCAGCGATTATGGTTTCGGCAGTTAATTGACTTGAATAAAAACACCGTTTGGGGCAAAACTTATGGGTATGACAAAATTAAAACTCAACGAGATTTTGCCGGACAGGTGCCCCTTCAGGACTACGATAGCCTCAAACCGTTTTTTCAAAGAACCCTGAACGGAGAACAAAGCGTTATCTGGCATCATCCCATTCAATGGTTTGCCAAATCTTCGGGCACTACCTCCGACAAAAGCAAGTTTCTTCCACTAAGTCCTCAGGCTATCCGGCAATGCCATATTTCCGCCAGTCGCGACATGATGGCGTTATTCATACAACATAACCCGCAAACGAGGATTTTTAGCGGTAAAAGTCTGATTTTGGGAGGTAGTCACGAAATTAGCAAACACAACAGGTCTGCACGTTATGGCGACCTTTCTGCGGTACTCCTTAATAATATGCCCTATTTGGGCAACCTGCTCCGCACACCCGGCAACGACATTTCATTACTGCCGGATTGGGATGAAAAAATCGAAAAAACAGCCCGGCTCATCATCAATCAACCTGTTACCAATTTTGCAGGCGTTCCTACCTGGTTCCTGGTCTTGTTTAAAAGGGTGTTGGAATTAACCGGCAAACAGCATCTGCGAGAAGTTTGGCCGGGACTTTCACTCTACTTGCATGGCGGAGTGAGTTTTACCCCATATAAACATGTCTTTAAACAGCTCATACCGGCCGATGATATGGAGTATTGGCAAACTTATAATGCATCTGAAGGATTTTTTGCTTTGCAGGACCAACCCAACAGAAACGATATGGCGCTCTTGGTCAACCATGGGATTTATTTCGAGTTTCTGCCCATGAGCGAACTGGAAAGCAATACACCGCAAACTTTAACCCTCGAAGAAGTAGAAACCGGCAAAAATTATGCCCTTGTCATCACTACGAATGCCGGTTTGTGGCGATACCTTCCCGGCGACACGATCATGTTTACCACCCTAAATCCTTATCGCATTCGTGTTACCGGAAGAACCCGGCATTATATCAATGCCTTTGGCGAAGAACTGATTGTAGATAATGCAGATATGGCTATTGAAACTGCGAGTTTTAAAACCAATGCTAAAGTGCAGGAATATACTGCCGCCCCTGTTTATTTTTCCGAATCCGGAAACGGCGGGCATGAATGGCTCATTGAATTTACTCAAGCCCCCCCAGATTTGCAGGAGTTTGCCCGGCACTTAGACACTACCCTGAAACAGGTAAATTCAGACTACGAGGCGAAACGGTATCAGGATATGGCCATGCAGTTCCCTGTCGTTACTGCTGTTCCGGCCGGCACTTTTTACCGTTGGATGAAGTCCAAAGGAAAATTGGGCGGACAACACAAAGTGCCCCGACTTGCAAACGACCGTCAGTATTTGGAGGAAATTAAACAGTTTTTCAGCCCGGATAAGTAG
- the lptB gene encoding LPS export ABC transporter ATP-binding protein, with amino-acid sequence MLLHSHLLTKKYGKRVVVNQVTLNVQQGEIVGLLGPNGAGKTTNFYMIVGLIRPDSGTIFLDDTDITYLPMYKRARLGIGYLPQEASVFRDLSVENNIAAVLEMTHLTRQEQKNKLESLLDEFGLQHVRKSKGNVLSGGERRRTEIARALAVDPKFILLDEPFAGVDPIAVEDIQHIVAQLKYRNIGVLITDHNVQETLSITDRAYLLFEGNLLKSGTAEELALDEQVRRVYLGQNFVLKRKNFDLQR; translated from the coding sequence ATGCTGCTACATTCACATCTGTTAACCAAAAAGTACGGGAAGAGGGTGGTTGTCAATCAGGTAACCCTCAATGTGCAGCAAGGAGAAATTGTTGGATTGCTGGGTCCTAACGGAGCAGGTAAGACTACCAATTTTTATATGATAGTCGGGCTTATAAGACCGGATAGCGGCACCATTTTTTTAGATGACACGGACATTACTTATCTGCCGATGTATAAACGGGCGCGGTTGGGTATTGGTTATCTGCCTCAGGAAGCCTCTGTTTTCAGAGATTTGAGCGTTGAAAACAATATCGCTGCCGTACTGGAAATGACCCATTTAACCCGGCAAGAACAAAAAAATAAACTCGAATCCCTGCTCGATGAGTTCGGGTTGCAGCATGTTCGAAAAAGTAAGGGCAATGTGTTGTCGGGGGGAGAACGAAGAAGAACAGAAATTGCAAGAGCATTGGCTGTTGACCCCAAATTTATCTTGTTGGATGAGCCTTTTGCGGGCGTAGATCCTATAGCTGTGGAAGACATTCAGCACATAGTAGCCCAACTGAAATACCGGAATATCGGTGTTTTAATTACTGACCATAATGTTCAGGAAACCCTTTCTATCACAGACAGGGCTTATCTTTTATTTGAGGGCAATCTTCTCAAATCAGGCACCGCCGAAGAACTTGCATTAGATGAGCAAGTAAGGCGGGTTTATCTCGGGCAAAACTTTGTGCTGAAACGAAAAAATTTTGACCTACAAAGATAA